The genomic window acagacatttttctgaagaagacatccaaatggccaacaggcacatgaaaaagtgctcaacatcgctcggcatcagggaaatccaaatcaaaacctcagtgaaataccacctcacacccgtcagaatggctaaaattaacaagtcaggaaacgacagatgttggcggggatgcggagaaaggggaaccgtcctacactgttggtgggagtgcaagctagtgcaatcactctggaaaacagtatggaggttcctcaaacagttgaaaatagagctaccattcgatccagcaattgcactactgggtatttaccacaaagatacaaatgtagggatccaaaggggtacgtgcaccccaatgtttataacagcaatgtccacaatagccaaactgtggaaagagccaagatgtccatcgacagatgaatggataaagaagaagtgatatatatatacaatggactattatgcagccatcaaaaggaatgggatgttgccatttgcaacaacgtgggtagaactggagggtgttgtgctgagtgaaataagtcaatcagagaaagacatgtatcatatgacctcactgatatgaggaattcttaatctcaggaaacaaactgagggttgctggagtgtgggggggtgggagggatggggtggctgggtgatagacattggggagggtatgtggtatggtgagcgctgtgaattgtgcaagaatgttgaatcacagatctgtacctctgaaacaaataatgcaatatatgttaagaaaaaaaaagaaggagaagatagcaggaggggaagaatgaaggggagtaaatcagagggggagacgaaccatgagagacgatggactctgagaaacaaactgaggattctagaggggaggggggtggggggatgggttagcctggtgatgggtattaaagagggcacgttctgcgtggagccctgggtgttatgcacaaacgatgaatcatggaacactacatcaaaaactaatgatgtaatgtatggtgattaacataacaataaaaaatttaaagaaaaaaagagtaaaaaccGTAATCGTCAGACAGGACAGATTTCAGTCTCCAGAACGATGTTAAGAAACGTTTGATTTTCAACAACTTATTTACACTTTTTGATCCTCATGTATCCCATCtgagatatggaaacaatgaatttGTGTTTCTATCAGAGTTGATAGAGAATCAGTATCATCACATATGTAAAGTGCCTAGTCTGGTCCCTTTCACAGTTAAGCACTCTATGGTTACCGTTATTATATAGTCTAAGCATAAGGAGGGTCTCTTGACTGAAAATCCAGGTAAGATCAGATAGAATCCCTCAATTCCACAGTCAGTGGAGAGTTAAACCTATGTCAAGATATCTATAATTCCAAGAGGCTTGTGATTTTATTGTGATCTCTTTCTATAAGTTTCTGCTTCTGTTACTCTCCATACTGACCAGATAGATATGCAACTAAGCCCTTTCCTAATGACTCATATAAAGTAGTTCTGTGTGGAATGGCGTTTGCTAAAGATGTTTGgagtatatgtgtttgtgtgtgttttagacGAAGTAGATACTTTCATAAAAGGAACAGTTTTTAATGGATTTTTCACCCACCTGCTATAAATATCCTTTGACCTATTTGTCTTGGCAAAATTTTCATGTCTGGTTAATTCCTGCATAGTCTCCAACTCACCCCAGctggtttatttctctctcctataTATCTTTATATGTGAGTAATGGAGAATAGCCTCTTATCTTTTGTGTGCTTCCCATGACCATTGCCCTTTTCTATGAACTGACTGTGGAAGGTCAGCAAAATAACATATTCTTGAATTTTGCATTTTCCCCTGAATAACTGTCAAGTGCCTGAACCATGTGCCAGCTCTGTAGGCCATGACCATGCTTTGGTTCTTATTTGGGTCTTATTCTTTTATGAGATTTGTTTGTGCAGCTGAGatttatgtcttctcttttttccttgtgaaTCCTTATAATAAATCCCTGTGAAAATGTTGAATCCTACCTGAGCCCTGtgcttctggaaaacagtaacaGAGAAGAAATCCTCCCACCCTTTTGTGTTCTGAAAAATGGGTGAACTTTGAGCCTCTGCCAGAGTCCGAGTACCTCCCCTTCTTCATGTCTCCTCTGAAGTGTCCACTAATGTCAGGGGAAAACTTTCCCTAATCAACTATCCAATCTCACCATTGTCACCAGCTCATCCCACTTCGTGACATATGGTTCTTTCTAGCCTCATTCAGTTCCTTCTATAAAAGAAAAGCCCTTTTCTGCCTGACCTTTGAGACCCTTGCAGATCTCATGGTTGGGGTATTCTTCCTGTTACAGTAGGCCCCTCCTCTTTATTGCTATAGACCCTTTCCCTCCTCTTGCAATAATCCTTTCAAATAAAGTCTCTCCTTGATCAAGcccagagttgttttttttttttaatttgacacctGTTACTTAAAAGTATACATATTTTTGTGCCTTATaacagaaaacaacacaaataacaCAAAATTTCACTCCAAAATCTTGTATTGCTTATGTTATTTTGTTTCCTCAGGCTCCTGCAGATTTTTGGCTATCAGATTGTTGACTTATCATCTAGCACataatctttgtttttaagtcccaGAGACTGGCACGTggtgagaaagaaatagaaatttgttgaatgaacaagtgaattcACAAACCTGTGAGTTGCCAAAGAAATTTACGGACAAGcaaaaactttaatatttttcagaactcacaaatgaacaaaagcattttttcctgcccagttctgtttttctggtaGGTAGGTTGGGTCACATCTGTTAAGGAAGAAGAATCCCTAGCAATTGGTGGCATCTATTGCTAGGGTTATTGGGACCTAATATTTGCTCCCTGAGAGAGTGGTGCACTTGAATTTGGGTCATTTGAAATTAATAAGAAGAGACAATGCACAGTCGGCTGTGCCAGGTGGGAAACAGAGAAGAAGGCTGAGATGCTGTGCTCTTGAGGAATTGACCTGGGACTGATTCACCAAAAGTCATCTACTGGGctgatttcatttgtttactaTATAATAACTGTAGAAATCAGGACCTTAATCTTTGAAGTGATACAAAGGAAGGACTCATGACCATtacaaggggaaaaagagagcTCTTGATGTTGAAGAGCACTTGGGCTAataagttacacacacacacacacacacacacacacacacacacacttaaagtCATTCAGACAGCTTTAAATGACTACATAAGAACATTCAGCCTTATGAATAAGGATATCTATGAATAAGGAGTTTCTAGTGATCAAACTCAAGGATGGGAGGGAATTCAGCAGGACTGAGATTAAGCGAAAGGCATGTGATTTTCTGGAAAGGAGATGTGGGTGACCAAAATTTAGACTGGGCCACAGAGAACAAGATTCAGGTAGACCTTGTCCCAGCCAGAAATATTAGAGACCACTGGGAAGTAGGCATCATATTTAGGAGTAGCTTCAACACATTAATTTCAtcacaagaaataaatgttcttcTATCAGGGATGAAACACATCATTGAAGTTACCATCCTTCAGAATCGAATGACAGACATATTAAAAACCTGCAGTCAGGGGCAAGAGATTAATGGGATCTCTTTAAGACCTCAGATCCTCTTAATGGCATTTTACCCGGTGCATCAGCTTTGTCAAGCCCTGCTTCATGTCTTTGTTCCTCAGACTATAGATAAATGGGTTTAGCATGGGAGTCAGTATGGTGTAGATGATTGTTGCTATTCGATCTTTGACAGTGTAGTTGGACAGGGGCTGGAAATAGACATAGCTAATGCTTCCATAAAACAGGGTCACCACTGTGAGATGAGAGCCACAGGTGGAAAATGCTTTGTGTTTCCAGGCAGCTGAAGGAATCTTCAGAACAGTGGTAAGGATTCTCAAATAAGAGATGATGATGCATGAAAAGGGTGTCATTATGACAGCCAACCCTTCTGTCATTACCGTGATTTCTTTGACAAAATGGGAGGAACAGGACAATTTTAGCACTGACTGGTCATCACAGAAAAAATGGTGGATGACATTGGAGGCACAGAAGATGAGTCGATTGGTTAGGATAATGTGCAGGAGGGAGTGGAGGTATGGAATGCAGAAGGAGAGGATCAGAAGCAGGACACAGCATCTGTGGTTCATGATGGTGCTATAGTGAAGGGGATTACATATGGCTACATAGCGGTCAATGGCCATGGCTGCCAGGAGGAAGCTGTCTATGTTTCCAAAGGCTAGGAAGAAGTACATCTGGGTCAGACATTCACCATAAGAGATGGCCTTTGTCTCTGATAAGAAGTTCACCAGCATCTTGGGAATAATGACTGTCACATAGCAAATGTCAACAAAGGACAGGATGCCCAAGAAAAAGTACATGGGTGTCTGGAGGTGAGTGTCTGAGTGGATGGCTAGGATGATGAGCAGGTTTCCTACCACTGTGATGAGGTAGATGGGGAGAAACACAGCAAAGAGTGGCTTCTGATGTTCAGATCGAGAAGAAAGTCCCAGGAGGATGAATTCAGAGGGTCTTGTTAGATTATTTCTTCCCATAGCCTTCAGTTCAGCTAAAGATAAACTACCATTACAACAGACTCTTCCAACATTGATACAATCTATCCAGTATTCCTATCAGCaattaaaacaactaaaatattaCAGTTACCTGTATTATGACTTCTTTCCATTAATGTTCAGAATTCAGAAATTAATGTATGTTTTAACCTCCTTTCAGTGTTCTGCTGCAAAGAGAGACTAATAGAGGGAAAacagaaatgggaaagagaaaaaggaagagagacagggagagagagtgagagagaaagagaattctctgaaaggggaggagaaaatCTTGGAGAAAAAATTATCTTCTGATTGAGGATTTTCAGTCATCAGTTCATGGCAGGATGATCAGCAGTTTGCTTCCCATTTAATTGCCGGCTGATGGAATGATGATTTCTGTGAACTCTGATGTTTCTCTCTGCATCAATTATTCTGGAGGctgaaaattatctgaaaaagacattaaaatatgaAGTCACCCAACAGTTACTCTATGCCTCTCACTTTTTAGTGAAAATTAGTTGGAGTGAAAGAAgaagcatgaaaagaaaaaagataggcAGACAGAGATAATAGGGTagtgaaaacatttcttttaatgcTACTATCAATTCCATCCTTGTACCCAATCCCTGGATTTAAaattgttggtggtggtgttatGTGCTTGTTTGTGTTGTAATTCTTTTCCAGATTCCTGTTTTAGCTGTAGATAGGCTGCCCAGAAAAACCACAGAGGGAAGGCACCTGCTCCTAGACAAGATTTCAACCTTCATGATTCTGAAGGTTttctcccctgcctcctctgGACTTTCCACATGCTGAGGGGACTGTAGTCGCTCATAGACTCCACCCTCTGTCAAGGGAATGTCCTTTGAGACTGTGAAGAAGTCCCTGAAGTTTAGGTAGAGGAGACATTAGAAAACAAGCTAACAATTATTGAAGTTTTAGAGTTTCCTCCCCAAGGATCCTGGGGAGTATCAGTGCTTTCTTTCGCTCTTGGCAATCCCATCTTGACCTGGCTCCTTTAGGTCAAAAAGAACACCCAAATGAGGTTGGCTCTGATGACAGATGCACAGTGCTGGCTCTCCCAGACTTCAAGCATTTATCTCATAGCTGTATTATTTATGCTGAAAGACAGTCCATAGTCAGATAAccttttttcagagtccacataGCTTTGGACTCAAAAGACTAGAACACCAGATGCTACCACTTTCCCGTCTCTCAAGCTTAGAAGCAGCTCCTGGTCAGTCAATGTTCTTAGAActtcagaatataaaaattaatagagtTAAGATTTTAGACACCAGACTTTACTCTTCACTCTTCTCTCTGAAGCATCCCTGTGTCTGCTTGTAAAACACTGATGTTTGATCCTTGTTTTTCCACTCAGGGAAACCACCAggtgaatatattttatgttttatgaaatCCCGAGTTCCTGGTTATTTGGAGCATTTCGCTTTGTGTGTATTGCAGAATTCCCAAATTAGGACTCAAACCCCCCTGTCTCCCAGGATAACCATCACCCAAGAATATCCCATTTTTCATGATTTATTGCCCCTTTATCCATTTATACTATCACACCTTTGTTTATACTCTCCCTCATCTGCTATACCTAACCTGCAAGGCTTGAATTCAGCCTCTTCCAGGACACTTTGCTTGATGACTACCAGTTGGAATGGGTCTGTCTTTTCAtgtcctcttttttaaaaattttattttattatgttacgttagtcaccatataatacatcattagtttttgatgtagtgatccacgattcattgtttttgtataacacccagtgcaccatgcagtatgtgccctccttaatacccatcaccgggctaacccatccccccaccccctcccctctaaaaccctcagtttgtttctcagcgtccacagtctctcatggttcatctctccttctgatttcccccccttcactttccccttccttctcctaatgtcctccctgctagtccttacgttccacaaataagtgaaaccctatgataattgactttgtctgcttgacttatttcacttagcataatctcctccagtcccatccatgttgatgtaaaagttgggtattcatcctttctgatggctgagtaatagtccattgtatatatgggccacatcttcttcatccagtcatctgtcgaagggcatctcggctctttccacagtttggatattgcggacattgctgctatgaacattggggtgcatatggcccttcttttcactacatctgtatctttggggtgaatacccaggagtgcaattgctgggtcatagggtagctctatttttaattttttgaggcacctccacactgttttccaaagtggctgtaccaacttgcattcccaccaacagtgtaagagggttcccctttctccacaacctctccaacatttgttatttcttgccttgtcaatttttgccattctaactggtgtaaggtggtatctcagtgtggttttgatttgaatttccctgttggttaatgatgatgaacattttttcatgtgtctgttagccatttgtatgtcttattcagagaagtgtctgttcatgtcttctgcccattttttgacttgattatttgttttttgggtgttgagtttgagaagttctttatagatcttggataccagccctttatctgtagtgtcatttgcaaatatcctctcccgttctgtgggttgcctctttgttttgttgactgttgcctttgctgtgcagaagcttttaatcttgaggAAGtcacaaaagttcatttttgcttttgtttcactcgtctttggagatgtatcttgaaagaagtttttgtggccgatgtcagagaggttactgcctatgttctcttctaggattttgatggattcctgtgtcacattgaggtctttcatccatttagagtttatctttgtgtatggtgttagagaatggtcgagtttcattcttctgcatgtggctgtccaattttcccagcaccatttattgaagagactgtcttttttccattgcatgttttttcttgctctgtcaaagattatttgaccatagagttgagggtccatatctgggcgctctgttctgttccattggtctatgtgtctgtttttgtgccagtaccatgctgtcttggtgatcactgctttgtaatatagcttgaaattgatgcccccaggtttgtttttctctttcaacatttccttggcaattcggagTCTTTTccaattccatacaaattttaggattgtttgttctagcactttgaaaaatgtcttgtCCTCTTTTAATGCTTTCACTCTAGTCAGTGTCTCAATCTCTTTGTCTTATTGCTTATACATTAATTTAAAGAGCCACAAATTAATAATTTAGTGAGTGCTTCCTCCATACTAGGCACTTGGCTAAATGAAGCAAATGTAGTATCTCACTTAATTATTGGGTCACCTTTATGAAATAAGtggtcttattttctttaattcagaGATGAGGAGTCTGAGATCAGAAAGGTGAAGTGGGCTGCCCAATTGAACACAGCTAGTTAGTGACAGAATCAGTTTGAAACATCTCATGAGGTTATTTAATATCTGCTTGACTCCATGCTCTTAACCTGACACTCTCTTGCTTTTTCATGATGCTAGTGAAAAAGCTTTGGGAATCATGTGCTGAATCACAATTCTCAAATAAATCATGCTTCCCAAAATAGGAACTGTTTCTTAtt from Zalophus californianus isolate mZalCal1 chromosome 13, mZalCal1.pri.v2, whole genome shotgun sequence includes these protein-coding regions:
- the LOC113934179 gene encoding olfactory receptor 1L1: MGRNNLTRPSEFILLGLSSRSEHQKPLFAVFLPIYLITVVGNLLIILAIHSDTHLQTPMYFFLGILSFVDICYVTVIIPKMLVNFLSETKAISYGECLTQMYFFLAFGNIDSFLLAAMAIDRYVAICNPLHYSTIMNHRCCVLLLILSFCIPYLHSLLHIILTNRLIFCASNVIHHFFCDDQSVLKLSCSSHFVKEITVMTEGLAVIMTPFSCIIISYLRILTTVLKIPSAAWKHKAFSTCGSHLTVVTLFYGSISYVYFQPLSNYTVKDRIATIIYTILTPMLNPFIYSLRNKDMKQGLTKLMHRVKCH